The Psychrosphaera ytuae genome includes a region encoding these proteins:
- the secA gene encoding preprotein translocase subunit SecA yields the protein MISSLLTKLFGSKNQRKLKQLNKIVAAINALEPQFESLSDQELKAKTAEFRDRLANNETLDNILPEAFATVREASKRVYGMRHFDVQMIGGMVLNEGSIAEMRTGEGKTLTATLPAYLNALTGRGVHVITVNDYLASRDAETNRKLFEFLGMTVGCNIPGMGHLEKKEAYEADITYGTNNEFGFDYLRDNMAFSAEERVQKELAFAIVDEVDSILIDEARTPLIISGPAEDNSEIYIKINEIIPQLERQEKEDEEGVEGDGDYTADEKSKQVYLTERGQIRVEEILREAGVIGEDDSLFSAANIPLLHNVYAALRAHVMYQKDVDYIVSNDEVVIIDEHTGRTMEGRRWSEGLHQAVEAKEGVRIQNENQTLASITFQNFFRMYDKLSGMTGTADTEAFEFQQIYGLDTVVIPTNRPMVRNDMTDLVYLTQLEKYKAIIADIRDCQKRGQPTLVGTVSIESSELLSKLLKKEKIKHNVLNAKQHEKEAQIIEDAGYPGAVTIATNMAGRGTDIMLGGNWQAEVSRLKDPTEQQIEHIKSEWKKRHDAVLKSGGLHIIGTERHESRRIDNQLRGRSGRQGDAGSSRFYLSMEDTLMRLFASERVTNMMRKLGMEEGEAIEHPWVNKAIENAQRKVEARNFDIRKQLLEYDDVANDQRKVIYSQRDELLEEGDIAEVIESIRRDVVATVLDTHIPPHSLEEMWSLEALEEQLAADFGVDMPVRKWLEEDSKLHEETLKQRISEEIDAMYTAKEEQVGKDVLRHFEKAVMLQSLDQHWKEHLAAMDHLRQGIHLRGYAQKNPKQEYKRESFELFSNMLEQLKVEVTKILCRVQVRAEEDVEAVEEQHRKAENAPREYQHESANQLANEEKPQSQIRNEPKVGRNDPCPCGSGKKYKQCHGKLS from the coding sequence ATGATCTCTTCATTGTTAACAAAATTATTTGGTAGTAAAAACCAACGAAAATTAAAGCAACTCAATAAAATCGTTGCCGCAATTAATGCCTTAGAACCTCAATTCGAAAGCCTATCCGACCAAGAGTTAAAAGCTAAAACCGCTGAGTTTCGCGATCGTTTAGCTAATAACGAGACCCTTGATAATATTCTTCCAGAAGCCTTTGCAACCGTTCGTGAAGCGTCAAAGCGCGTATATGGTATGCGTCACTTCGACGTTCAGATGATTGGTGGTATGGTCCTCAACGAAGGCAGCATCGCAGAGATGCGCACGGGTGAAGGTAAAACGTTAACAGCGACATTACCAGCTTACTTAAATGCGCTTACAGGCAGAGGCGTACACGTAATTACAGTGAACGACTACCTAGCTAGCCGTGACGCGGAAACCAACCGCAAACTGTTTGAGTTTTTAGGTATGACGGTCGGTTGTAACATTCCTGGAATGGGACACTTAGAGAAAAAAGAAGCGTACGAAGCCGATATTACCTACGGCACAAACAACGAATTTGGCTTTGACTATCTTCGTGACAACATGGCATTTAGTGCAGAAGAGCGTGTTCAAAAAGAACTGGCTTTTGCAATTGTCGATGAAGTTGACTCAATTTTAATTGATGAAGCGCGTACGCCACTCATTATCTCTGGACCAGCAGAAGACAATTCAGAAATTTATATCAAAATTAATGAGATCATCCCTCAGCTTGAGCGTCAAGAAAAAGAAGACGAAGAAGGTGTTGAAGGAGATGGCGACTACACTGCAGATGAAAAATCTAAGCAAGTATACTTAACCGAGCGCGGTCAAATTCGAGTTGAAGAGATCCTGCGTGAAGCTGGCGTCATTGGTGAAGACGATTCATTGTTCTCAGCCGCTAATATCCCGCTTTTACACAACGTATATGCAGCCTTGCGTGCTCATGTAATGTATCAAAAAGACGTTGATTACATTGTTTCAAATGATGAAGTTGTAATCATCGACGAACACACTGGCCGTACAATGGAAGGTCGTCGTTGGTCTGAAGGCCTGCACCAAGCAGTAGAAGCAAAAGAAGGCGTTCGTATTCAAAACGAAAACCAAACCCTCGCGTCTATTACCTTCCAGAACTTCTTCCGTATGTATGACAAGCTATCTGGTATGACAGGTACGGCTGATACTGAAGCATTTGAATTCCAACAAATCTACGGTCTAGATACAGTGGTTATTCCGACGAACCGACCTATGGTTCGCAACGACATGACTGACTTGGTGTATTTGACCCAGTTAGAAAAGTACAAAGCTATCATTGCTGACATTCGTGACTGTCAAAAGCGCGGTCAACCGACGCTAGTGGGTACGGTTTCAATTGAATCTTCTGAGTTGCTTTCTAAGTTACTTAAAAAAGAGAAGATTAAGCACAACGTACTTAACGCCAAGCAACACGAAAAAGAAGCACAGATCATTGAAGATGCGGGTTATCCAGGTGCTGTTACGATTGCTACAAACATGGCCGGTCGTGGTACCGACATCATGTTAGGTGGTAACTGGCAAGCTGAGGTTTCGCGCCTTAAAGATCCTACTGAGCAACAAATTGAACATATTAAGTCAGAGTGGAAAAAGCGTCATGACGCAGTACTTAAGTCAGGTGGTCTACACATCATAGGTACTGAGCGTCACGAGTCTCGTCGTATTGATAATCAGCTACGTGGTCGTTCTGGTCGTCAAGGTGATGCAGGTTCTTCGCGTTTCTACCTATCGATGGAAGACACATTGATGCGTTTATTTGCATCTGAGCGTGTTACCAACATGATGCGTAAGCTAGGCATGGAAGAAGGTGAAGCGATTGAGCATCCATGGGTGAACAAAGCGATTGAAAACGCTCAGCGCAAAGTAGAAGCTCGTAACTTTGATATTCGTAAGCAATTACTTGAATACGATGACGTCGCAAACGATCAACGTAAAGTTATTTACTCTCAACGCGACGAGTTGTTGGAAGAGGGTGATATCGCTGAAGTGATTGAAAGCATCCGCCGCGATGTGGTTGCAACGGTACTCGATACACACATTCCACCTCATTCACTTGAAGAAATGTGGAGCTTAGAAGCTTTAGAAGAGCAATTAGCTGCTGACTTTGGTGTAGATATGCCAGTGCGTAAGTGGTTAGAGGAAGACTCTAAGCTACACGAAGAAACCTTAAAACAACGCATCAGTGAAGAAATTGATGCTATGTACACAGCAAAAGAAGAGCAAGTGGGCAAAGACGTATTACGTCACTTCGAAAAAGCTGTGATGCTGCAAAGCTTAGATCAGCATTGGAAAGAGCATTTAGCGGCAATGGACCACTTACGTCAAGGTATCCACTTACGTGGTTATGCTCAGAAGAACCCGAAACAAGAGTACAAGCGCGAATCTTTCGAATTGTTCAGCAATATGCTTGAGCAGTTAAAAGTAGAAGTGACTAAGATTCTTTGTCGTGTTCAAGTCCGTGCGGAAGAAGATGTGGAAGCGGTTGAAGAGCAACATCGCAAAGCTGAAAATGCCCCACGTGAATACCAACACGAGTCAGCAAATCAATTAGCTAACGAAGAAAAACCACAATCACAAATTCGCAACGAGCCTAAAGTAGGCCGTAACGACCCTTGTCCTTGTGGTTCTGGTAAAAAATACAAACAATGTCACGGTAAGTTAAGCTAG
- the mutT gene encoding 8-oxo-dGTP diphosphatase MutT, with protein sequence MNKTIRVAAAIIERDGQFLLSKRLDHLHQGGKWEFPGGKIEAGETVEQALTRELQEELNITATSQSQFEQLTFDYPEKTVELHFQWVSEFKGEAEGVEGQEVKWFSKTELLQLPFPDANVPVLEKLKSIE encoded by the coding sequence ATGAACAAAACCATTCGAGTCGCAGCCGCAATTATTGAGCGCGACGGTCAGTTTTTATTGAGCAAGCGCTTAGACCATTTACACCAAGGTGGTAAGTGGGAATTTCCTGGCGGTAAAATCGAAGCAGGAGAAACGGTAGAACAAGCATTGACACGAGAGCTCCAAGAAGAGCTTAACATTACGGCGACGTCACAAAGTCAGTTTGAACAATTAACCTTTGATTACCCAGAAAAAACCGTTGAATTACACTTTCAATGGGTTAGTGAATTTAAAGGCGAAGCTGAAGGTGTCGAAGGGCAAGAAGTAAAATGGTTTAGCAAAACAGAGCTTTTACAACTACCTTTTCCTGATGCCAATGTTCCTGTGCTAGAAAAGCTAAAGTCAATTGAGTAA
- the prfB gene encoding peptide chain release factor 2 (programmed frameshift), which translates to MFEVNPVLNQLADIRERTDVLRGYLDYAAKKEHLEEVTGELEDPEVWNDPARAQALGKERSTLEGIVKTIDELDQGCDDVEGLIELAQEAEDQETFDEAQSELSELEAKLDTLEFRRMFAGELDANDAYIDLQAGSGGTEAQDWCNMLLRMYLRWCESKGFKTELIEVTDGDVAGIKGATIRISGEYAFGWSRTETGVHRLVRKSPFDSNSRRHTSFASVFVYPEVDDNIDIDINPSDLKIDTYRASGAGGQHVNTTDSAVRITHVPTNTVVQCQNERSQHKNKDQAMKQLKAKLYELEMLKQNEQKQAAEDAKSDIGWGSQIRSYVLDDSRIKDLRTGIENRNTQAVLDGDLDKFIEASLKAGL; encoded by the exons ATGTTTGAAGTAAATCCGGTTTTGAATCAATTAGCCGATATCCGCGAGCGCACCGACGTGCTTAGGGGGTATCTT GACTACGCTGCCAAAAAAGAGCACTTAGAAGAAGTCACCGGAGAACTGGAAGATCCCGAAGTTTGGAACGATCCAGCTCGTGCGCAAGCATTAGGTAAAGAACGTTCAACTCTTGAAGGTATTGTTAAAACAATCGATGAACTAGATCAAGGTTGTGACGACGTTGAAGGATTAATCGAACTTGCTCAAGAAGCCGAAGATCAAGAAACCTTTGATGAAGCTCAATCTGAATTGAGCGAGTTAGAAGCCAAATTAGACACGTTAGAGTTTCGCCGTATGTTTGCTGGTGAGCTTGATGCAAACGATGCTTATATTGACTTACAAGCGGGCTCTGGCGGTACTGAGGCACAAGACTGGTGTAACATGTTACTGCGCATGTATTTGCGTTGGTGCGAAAGCAAAGGCTTTAAGACCGAACTTATTGAAGTCACAGATGGTGATGTTGCAGGTATCAAAGGGGCAACGATTCGCATTAGTGGTGAATACGCGTTTGGTTGGTCTCGCACTGAAACTGGCGTACACCGCTTAGTTCGTAAATCACCATTTGACTCGAACTCACGTCGACACACTTCTTTTGCGTCTGTGTTTGTTTATCCAGAAGTTGACGACAATATCGATATTGATATTAATCCTTCGGATTTAAAAATCGACACCTATCGAGCATCGGGTGCCGGTGGTCAGCACGTCAACACGACTGACTCTGCGGTTCGTATTACTCACGTACCAACCAATACAGTAGTACAGTGCCAGAACGAACGTTCACAGCACAAAAACAAAGACCAAGCGATGAAGCAGCTAAAAGCTAAGCTTTATGAACTTGAAATGCTCAAACAAAATGAGCAAAAACAGGCGGCAGAAGACGCCAAGTCAGATATTGGCTGGGGCAGTCAAATTCGTTCATATGTATTGGACGATTCGCGTATTAAAGATTTGCGCACGGGTATTGAGAATCGCAACACTCAAGCCGTACTGGACGGTGACTTGGATAAGTTCATCGAAGCGAGTCTAAAAGCGGGACTTTGA